One window of the bacterium genome contains the following:
- a CDS encoding HEAT repeat domain-containing protein, giving the protein MTEPKENPQELRRRDAVIAGHVGDVNTARAATNSEDPSVRASALGALDRMGALTDAELQDALDDPSPKVRLRAAALTVGRPTVTPALLLDDPCDEVMETAAWACGERGSVDLDTVARLGELATGHSNPLVREAAVAALGAIGHPEGLDAILAATTDRVAVRRRAVLALAPFDGPNVEAALHRASQDRDWQTRDAAELLANPD; this is encoded by the coding sequence GTGACCGAACCCAAAGAAAACCCCCAAGAACTGCGCCGACGCGATGCGGTCATCGCCGGTCACGTTGGCGATGTGAACACGGCGAGGGCCGCTACAAACAGCGAAGACCCCAGTGTGCGGGCATCGGCTCTCGGCGCCTTGGACCGGATGGGAGCGCTGACCGACGCCGAGTTGCAGGACGCGCTGGACGACCCGTCTCCGAAGGTGCGGCTGCGAGCCGCCGCATTGACTGTTGGGCGCCCGACGGTGACGCCCGCTCTCCTCTTGGACGATCCGTGCGACGAAGTGATGGAGACTGCCGCCTGGGCTTGCGGAGAGCGAGGCTCGGTAGATCTCGACACCGTGGCCCGGTTGGGGGAGTTGGCCACCGGCCACTCAAACCCCTTGGTGCGGGAGGCAGCCGTCGCTGCGCTCGGGGCCATCGGCCACCCAGAGGGACTCGACGCCATACTGGCGGCCACCACCGACCGGGTGGCCGTGCGCCGCCGGGCGGTGCTGGCCCTAGCTCCCTTTGACGGTCCCAATGTGGAAGCGGCCCTCCATCGGGCCTCCCAGGATCGGGATTGGCAGACAAGAGACGCCGCCGAGTTGCTAGCCAACCCCGACTAG
- a CDS encoding PDZ domain-containing protein, translating into MPVPVPRAEASSWWRRNVAWLVPVGVVLLLMLITSLVFTFWRTDQVAVRPGSVEEVPSRVTVSGTDIYPPNSEISLVTVLVSQRLTIWQRIGAEFESGVDIEPERTFIGDGTRSELRRLNEMRMETSQHTAVVVALEHLGYEIPRHASGVIVSETLAGAPAAEVLERGDVIVGIDGVPVGDLRDLAEILALREAGQMVELDVERADDGTVKSVMLELIESSDEPGRALIGVGARERTDLGELPVEIEVDSGTIGGPSAGLALTIGIIDLLTPGELTGGQQVAATGTISFDGSVGAIGEVDQKAIAADRAGVDLFLVPVPNLGDALDHVSGDMRVVGVGTLQEALDALAEV; encoded by the coding sequence GTGCCAGTACCGGTGCCGCGTGCTGAGGCGTCGTCGTGGTGGCGGCGCAACGTGGCCTGGCTGGTGCCGGTGGGCGTGGTTCTCTTACTGATGTTGATCACCTCGTTGGTGTTCACATTCTGGCGAACCGATCAAGTGGCAGTGCGCCCCGGATCGGTGGAAGAAGTGCCGTCGCGAGTGACGGTGTCGGGCACCGACATCTACCCGCCCAACAGCGAGATTTCCCTGGTCACCGTGCTGGTCAGCCAGCGACTGACCATCTGGCAGCGGATCGGGGCTGAATTCGAGTCAGGGGTTGACATAGAGCCCGAGCGAACCTTTATTGGCGACGGCACCCGCAGTGAGCTTCGCCGGCTCAACGAGATGAGGATGGAGACCTCCCAGCACACAGCCGTCGTGGTGGCGCTGGAGCACTTGGGTTACGAGATCCCCCGCCACGCCTCGGGGGTCATCGTGTCTGAGACCCTGGCAGGGGCGCCCGCCGCGGAAGTCTTGGAACGAGGCGACGTGATCGTGGGCATCGACGGCGTTCCGGTAGGCGATTTGAGGGACTTGGCCGAAATATTGGCCCTTCGCGAAGCAGGGCAGATGGTGGAGTTGGACGTGGAGCGGGCCGACGACGGCACAGTGAAGTCGGTGATGCTAGAACTCATCGAGTCTTCCGACGAGCCCGGCCGAGCGCTTATCGGCGTGGGGGCGCGAGAGCGAACCGACTTGGGTGAGCTACCGGTGGAGATAGAGGTCGACAGCGGAACGATCGGCGGGCCGTCGGCCGGGTTGGCCCTTACCATCGGCATCATCGACCTCCTGACTCCCGGAGAGCTCACCGGCGGACAGCAGGTGGCGGCCACCGGCACGATCTCATTTGACGGCTCGGTGGGTGCCATCGGCGAGGTGGACCAGAAGGCCATCGCGGCGGACAGGGCCGGTGTCGACCTGTTCTTGGTCCCTGTTCCCAACCTGGGCGACGCCCTCGACCACGTCAGCGGCGACATGCGGGTTGTGGGTGTGGGGACCCTCCAAGAGGCGTTGGACGCATTGGCTGAGGTCTGA